Genomic DNA from Fimbriimonas ginsengisoli Gsoil 348:
TCGGTATCGTGAGGACGTGGCGCTCATGCGGGAGCTTGGGATTCCGCATTACCGGTTCTCCATCTCTTGGCCGCGCGTGATGCCGGAAGGAACCGGGCGCATCGACCCGGAGGGGCTAGCCTTCTACGACCGGCTAATCGACGAGTTATTGGCGGCGGGGGTGCAGTCTCACGTGACGCTGTTTCACTGGGACTTACCGTACGACCTCTATCTGCGGGGTGGATGGCTAAACCGCGACTCGGCGGATTGGTTCGCGGACTACGCCAAGGTTGTCATTGACAAGATCGGGGACCGGGTTGCGAGCTGGATGACCCTGAACGAGCCGCAATGCTTTATCGGCCTCGGCATGCATCAAGGGCTGCACGCCCCGGGAGACCAGATCGGATTTCGAGAGGTGCTCTTGGCAGGGCACCACGCGTTACTGGCCCATGGCAAGGGAGTGCAGGCGATCCGCGCAGGGGTAGATAAGCCGACCCGCATCGGCTGGGCCCCGGTGGGAGCGCCAAAGATTCCTAAAACGGAATCGGCGCTGGACATCGAGGCGGCCCGAACCGCGACTTTCCAAACGGAAGGAAAGACAGTTTGGAGCAATACTTGGTGGAACGACCCGGTCTTCTTTGGCAAGTATCCGGAGTTCGAGGTTGAGCATTTCGGCAGCGATGCACCGGTTCCGCGGGACGGGGATATGGAGCTGATTGCTCAGCCGCTCGATTTCTTCGGCGCCAATATCTATAACGGGCAGGTCGTGGAGGCGGGTCCGGAGGGCAAGCCCGTCGAGATTTCGCATCCGATCGGGGCGGCCCGGACGCTGTACCATTGGCCGGTCACGCCGGATGCGCTGTACTGGGGTTGCCGATTCTTTCACGAGCGATACGGCAAGCCGATCGTTATCACCGAGAACGGGCTTGGCCTGTCGGACTGGGTTGGGAGCGACGGCGAGGTGCACGATCCGCAGCGGATCGACTTCTTAAACCGCTACCTGCTCTCGCTTCGGCGGGCGAGCGAGGACGGGATTCCGGTCGACGGGTACTTCCAGTGGACGCTCATGGACAACTTCGAGTGGCACGAGGGATACCGCATCCGATTCGGGCTGGTGCATTGCGACTTCGATACGTTGAAGCGGACGCCGAAGGAGAGCGCGTATTGGTACCGGGAAGTGATCCAGTCGAACGGCGATAGCTTGAAGCCGCCCGTCGCATCGTCTGGGCCGACGATCTAAAGTGAGGCGGCCCCCTCCTCGTCGCACGCAAAAGTCGGTCCAAATCGGAAGCCTTTTATTGCGATGAGGAGGGGGTTGGGGGTGGAGAATTCCCCGCTCACCTACAAACGATTGGCGAACACGATAGCCCCCAGAATCACCACTTCGCCCCCATCATCGCGTCTGGATTAGGCTCCCGCCAAATACCCAACGGCGAATAAATACGAGTCGAAAGTTGCCTTGCCATCTCCGACAGGAAGACGATGAACGCAAGGATCAAACCGTCCCATATATTCACAAAAGGATTCAACCTAGTTTGTGCCGGTACAACGTGATTCGCATTGTCGCGTCCAACTTAGCGATTCGCTTTAGACTCTCCGTAGAGATAATCCAGTCCAATCCGAATGGCTCGTCTCCTCCCTGAAAGCCCATATCGAATTCTCGGGTAGTGCAAGCTTGCCAGCTAATTCGAGATTCTGCAGAAAGCGAATCGACCGCCAACAACAAGGCTCCGATGCTTGAATTGGGGTCGCAGTAGTCCTGCGACGTTTCGAAATTGGCGTCCCACGTCCCCGGGTCGCTTTGATTTACCGACAAGCAATGCAAACCGGCATCCTCAAGGACTCGCGCAAGAGGCTCGAGATCGAAACCTGCTCGAAGCGTGAGATCCGTGTTGACATAGGCAGACTTCATTACAAGGCGTGGTGCCAGACGTCGTGCTCGAGGTCCATGAGGGCGTCGAGGCGGCCGTCGGCATTGCGCAACCTCGCGGCCAACAGGCGCGACAGGTTCGCCAATACGATGAAGCCGACGTTTCGGTCGCGGGAGAGATGGGCTCGGAGCTCTCGGGCGGGGAATTTGATGGCGGTTACGAACCCTTGGGCCACCGCGTGGGCGTGGCGGGGGCCGGCGTCGACGAAGGAGACTTCACCGAGAATGCCCGCCGGGCCAACCTCGCCCAGCTTGTCGGAGTCGTGGGTCAGCAAATTGACATGCCCTTCGACGATCACGAAGAGGTCCGCTTCATGGGCGCCGATGAGAGAAATGTGCTCGCCCGCTACGAAGTTGGCTTTCTTCCCCAGTGCGGCGATCGGCTCGATCTGCTCGGGAGTGAGGCCGTACACGAGCAGGCTGCTGTTCAAGGCATCGATGATTTCGGTCATGCCTTCCACTGCCGGCCGACGACGACGTAGTCGTTCCCAAGCGCGGTTGTCCGACTGATGAAGAAGGTGGGCTCGTAACCGTCCGCGGTCGCTTCGCGAATGTAACGAATGTCGCCCTGGTCGATCAGGAGCTTGCCTCCACCGGGGACATCGACGAAACCGTGGTAGGTTGGCTTGCCGATCTCGTGGTAACTCACGCGAAAGACGTTGTCGCGGATCGTGGTCATGCGCCCTCTAGTTTGCCACACGGCGTCGCGGCGGACGGCGAAGTACACTCGTCAAATGGCCTTCAAGGTCGCATGCGTTCAATTTGCTCCCCAGAAGGCGGAGGTCGATAAGAATCTCGACACCATCGCCGAGGCGATCCTTCAGGCCCAAGACGAAGGGGCCGAGCTGGTTTTGTTACCGGAGGCTTGCACCAGCGGCTACTTCCTCGAGGGAGGAGTGCTGGAGTCTTCGCTTACCTCCGCTCAGCTCCAGGCGGCGCTTTGGAAGCGGGTCGCCGGCAAGATCACCCGCCCGATCGACGTGGTTCTCGGTTTCTACGAGAACGCGGAGGGAACGCTCTACAACGCGGCGCTCTACACCGAGCTGTCTCCCAAAGGCCCACGCCACGTGGGCACTTACCGGAAGTTTTTCCTCCCGACGTACGGCGTGTTCGACGAAGAGAGGTTTGTCTCTCGAGGGCGCGATCTGGGGGTTTACGAGACCCGGCTGGGAAAGATCGGCATTCTTATCTGCGAGGACGTGTGGCACGGGGTGCTGCCCACGCTTTGCGCGGTGCATGGGGCGCAGCTCATTCTCATTCCGGCTGCCAGTCCGGCGCGCGGCTTTTCGGGCGAGCGGATTGAGAATCACGACCGGTACCGCCGGCTGTTCGTCGCGGTCGCGGAGGAGCATGGCGTTTACTGCGCTAGCGCGCAGCTCTGCGGATTCGAAGGAGGCAAGGGGTTTATCGGCGGCTCCAAGATCGTGGACCCGACCGGGCAGGTGGTGGTGGAAGCTCCGGTTGCCGAGGGGCATATGATCATAGGAGATATCGACACCGACCTTGTCGCGATCACTCGCGCCCAGTCGCCGCTTCTCAGCGATCTCCAGAGCGCTTGGTCCGATATCCGCCGGCTGGTTGGGGAGACAGACTTCTGACCCGGGTCGAGCGGCTCACCGCGCTCCTTGTGCTTCTCCACGACCGAAAGCGGACCGCGGAGACACTTAGCGACGAGCTCGGAGTCGCCCGGCGAACGGTGCTGCGGGATGTGCAATCGCTGACCGCGATGGGCGTGCCGGTAATCGCCCTGAGCGGGCCGAACGGCGGATACGAGATTCCGCGAGACGCGACGCTGGCCCCGCTTCATCTGACGTGGCGCGAGGCGCTTTTGCTTACGCTGGCGGTGGAAGGGCTGGCGAAGATGTCGGACACGCCGTTTCGGGCGGACCGTGCTTCGCTGGTGGCCAAGCTGCGATCGATCATGCCGGAGTCGCAACGCGACCGAGTGGCGGCGATTCTCGACCGGGTCGAGCTCGAGGTACCGGCCCGGCCCCAGCGGACTCCGTTGCTCGAGCCACTGCTTCAGCTCGCCGGCGGGTGGGCCGAGATCGAGTATGACGGCGAGAGGCGGGTGGTGCGGATCGACCGGCTCTTCGCCGACCGGGGCCTTTGGTACGTCGACACGATCGGCAACGGAAAGTCGCGCCGATTCAGGGCGGATCGAATCACTGCGGCCGTTCCCTGCCCGCCCCCCGAACGAATCGAGGAACCGCTTCCTTACGACGACCCATCCCATCCGCTCGTCCGAGTCCGGCTTTCGCCGAAAGGGGTGCGGCGGGCGCAGAGCGATCCCAACCTTGGGCCGCATCTGCCGGAGAACGGAGAGTTAGCGTTTCGGTGCCCTCCCGACGAGTTGGAGTGGTATGCGCGATACTTCGCGGGTTTCGGGGAAGACGCCCTGGTCGAAGCGCCCCGCGAGCTCATCCAACGAATCTTGGAGAACGCAAAGCGGATTGAAAGCCAATACGCTTTTGAGGGATCGGAACTTGCGCCGCGCGCGTCTGGTAGCTAAGGTCAGTGCGAACGGCGCACGGCAGGAATAGAAAAGATGAGTGCGCGTTTTTTACCACTTGCGATAGTTGGATTCACGGCAGCATGGTGGGGGCACTCTGCCCAACCGAGAACGATAGGGAATCCGCCCCTTCGCGCCCTCGTGGTGGGCGGCGGGCCGAACAAGAAGTACAACCAGGTCGGGATCGAGAGCAACGTTCGGTATATGGAGAGACTGTTGCCCAGCGCCGCGCCCCGTCGAATTTTGTTCGCGGACGGCGACCCGCAAACCCCCTCGGTCCTCTTTGAAGACCAGCCAGGCAAGGAGCAGTTCCGCAAACCTAAGATCGCCCAGATCGACGGCTCCTCCAGCTATGCGAACGTGCAGGCCGAGTTGCAGACCTTGGGCGGGCAGCTCGAATCCGCGCCGGGTACCCCGGCCCTCCTCTATTTCACCGGTCACGGAAGCCCGAACGCCGAAGGAAACGTGGATAACAATGCCTACGACCTTTGGGGTGGGCACGAGCTAACGGTGAAGGAGCTCGCTCGCTCACTGGCGCCGATTCCGAAGTCGACCCCCATCGTCGTGGTGATGGTGGAGTGCTTCTCCGGAAGCTTTGCCAACCTCATGTATGAGGGAGGAGACCCAAAGGGTGATCTTACGGGCCGGCGTCTGTGCGGGTTCTTTGCCAGCGTCGCCGAGCGGATGTCAGCGGGGTGCACGCCGACGACCGACGAGTCGGAGTATCACGACTTTACGAGTTACTTCTTCGCCGCTCTCACCGGTACCGACCGAGTGGGTCGGAAGGTGACGGGCGCCGACTACGACCACAACGGACGAGTTGGGATGAACGAAGCGTTCGCGTACACGCTTATCAACGACGATTCGATCGACACCCCGGTCTGCACCTCGGACGCGTTTTTGAGACGCTTTGTCACGACTTCGGACGCCGACATCTTCGCGGTGCCGTACTCGAGAATCCACCGGTGGGCGTCACCGGCCCAGCGGGCCGCGCTCGACGCGCTTTCCACCTACCTAAAGGCGACGGGAGAGGATCGGGTGAAGAGCTCGTATGACGAAATGGTAAAGACGCGGATCGATACCGAGAAGGACCACGACGTCCGCCTATACCGCTTCGTCCGCCTCGCCAAAAGCGTGGTGCTCGCCCACAACCTCCGCAGCTCTTCGGACGAGCCGGCCAAGCGGGCTTTCGAAGCGCTGATCAAGGAAGAGTCGGGGAATCCTTTGTCACCGAAGTAGGTCCAAGCCCGGGGTGTCGTCGAAAAGGTTTCGACAGAAAACGCTCGCCATGATAGTCTGGTGCACACCATCTCGCCGGATGGCGAGGGATGGCCATATCTATCCATGCGCTCATATCAGCTCACCCCGACTTTGCATCGCCGGATGGCGCTGCTCGCGTTTTCGGCGACCGCATTGCTCGCCTCCGCTTCGGCCCAGGCGCCGGCTCCCGTGAACCGGGCCAACTGGAAGCTTGCCGACCGATTCAGCAACGAGGCGTTGCGGCCCTATCTTTACAGCACGGGCATGACGCCCGGGTGGATCAACAAGGGGGACACGTTTTGGTATTCGTGGCGCGATGCAGACGGGATCAAGTTCTGGAAGGTCGATTCGCGGGCTCACAAGAAGACT
This window encodes:
- a CDS encoding GH1 family beta-glucosidase; the protein is MSFPKEFMWGVATASYQIEGSPYRAGGGRSVWDMFCDRPGKIHDASSGAVACDHVHRYREDVALMRELGIPHYRFSISWPRVMPEGTGRIDPEGLAFYDRLIDELLAAGVQSHVTLFHWDLPYDLYLRGGWLNRDSADWFADYAKVVIDKIGDRVASWMTLNEPQCFIGLGMHQGLHAPGDQIGFREVLLAGHHALLAHGKGVQAIRAGVDKPTRIGWAPVGAPKIPKTESALDIEAARTATFQTEGKTVWSNTWWNDPVFFGKYPEFEVEHFGSDAPVPRDGDMELIAQPLDFFGANIYNGQVVEAGPEGKPVEISHPIGAARTLYHWPVTPDALYWGCRFFHERYGKPIVITENGLGLSDWVGSDGEVHDPQRIDFLNRYLLSLRRASEDGIPVDGYFQWTLMDNFEWHEGYRIRFGLVHCDFDTLKRTPKESAYWYREVIQSNGDSLKPPVASSGPTI
- a CDS encoding Crp/Fnr family transcriptional regulator; its protein translation is MTEIIDALNSSLLVYGLTPEQIEPIAALGKKANFVAGEHISLIGAHEADLFVIVEGHVNLLTHDSDKLGEVGPAGILGEVSFVDAGPRHAHAVAQGFVTAIKFPARELRAHLSRDRNVGFIVLANLSRLLAARLRNADGRLDALMDLEHDVWHHAL
- a CDS encoding nitrilase-related carbon-nitrogen hydrolase; the protein is MAFKVACVQFAPQKAEVDKNLDTIAEAILQAQDEGAELVLLPEACTSGYFLEGGVLESSLTSAQLQAALWKRVAGKITRPIDVVLGFYENAEGTLYNAALYTELSPKGPRHVGTYRKFFLPTYGVFDEERFVSRGRDLGVYETRLGKIGILICEDVWHGVLPTLCAVHGAQLILIPAASPARGFSGERIENHDRYRRLFVAVAEEHGVYCASAQLCGFEGGKGFIGGSKIVDPTGQVVVEAPVAEGHMIIGDIDTDLVAITRAQSPLLSDLQSAWSDIRRLVGETDF
- a CDS encoding helix-turn-helix transcriptional regulator, translated to MVRYPPAGWGDRLLTRVERLTALLVLLHDRKRTAETLSDELGVARRTVLRDVQSLTAMGVPVIALSGPNGGYEIPRDATLAPLHLTWREALLLTLAVEGLAKMSDTPFRADRASLVAKLRSIMPESQRDRVAAILDRVELEVPARPQRTPLLEPLLQLAGGWAEIEYDGERRVVRIDRLFADRGLWYVDTIGNGKSRRFRADRITAAVPCPPPERIEEPLPYDDPSHPLVRVRLSPKGVRRAQSDPNLGPHLPENGELAFRCPPDELEWYARYFAGFGEDALVEAPRELIQRILENAKRIESQYAFEGSELAPRASGS